One window of the Ammospiza caudacuta isolate bAmmCau1 chromosome 9, bAmmCau1.pri, whole genome shotgun sequence genome contains the following:
- the LOC131561159 gene encoding interferon-induced protein with tetratricopeptide repeats 5-like yields MSTISKDSLKTSLLQLECHFTWALLKEHVSLEALEETILDHIKFLAKYEIRDYNLLSYVKYLKNSNEEALRSLKKAEEAIKKHHPDEIDRRSIVTWGNYAWIYYHMQRYEEAQTYVSKVENSCKKLSSSAHGKIELPEIYAEQGWALLRFGRAYFERAVNCFENGLRSEPNNSDLSAGYATAMYRLKGDVQWYGGERRPCLEALKRAVALNPMDTSVMALLALELQRLDRANEGERYIEEGLQKTPDFPVFLRHAANFYRKAKQVNKAVEILKKALALTPKSVVLHHQLGLCYRSKVLQLKKTRYPRREEIENLMELAIFHFKTAIDKKPVFFSAYSDLAKTYAIDKRYEEAEETFQKVLQRNDLACDEKQDIYFNYGNFQQFDMKSESKAIKYYIECLKLEMDSYPRKRSSEAVKTLLKQKIESGLGDATDFGTLGLVHKLNGNKQEAIEWYEEAIALDPNNEEYLNALTELRLSITS; encoded by the exons aTGAG TACCATTTCCAAGGATTCCTTGAAGACTTCCCTGTTACAGTTAGAATGTCATTTTACATGGGCTTTGCTGAAGGAGCATGTAAGTCTTGAGGCCCTAGAGGAAACAATACTTGATCATATCAAGTTTTTGGCAAAATATGAGATTAGAGATTATAATTTACTCTCCTATGTAAAATACCTAAAGAATTCAaatgaggaagccctgagaAGTCTCAAAAAAGCTGAAGAAGCTATTAAAAAACATCATCCAGATGAAATTGACAGGAGAAGTATTGTTACCTGGGGGAACTATGCCTGGATCTATTACCACATGCAGAGATATGAAGAAGCTCAAACTTATGtaagcaaagtggaaaacagcTGCAAAAAGCTTTCAAGTTCTGCTCATGGGAAGATTGAGCTTCCAGAGATCTACGCTGAGCAAGGATGGGCATTATTACGGTTTGGGAGGGCTTACTTTGAGAGGGCAGTGAATTGCTTTGAAAATGGTCTGAGGAGTGAGCCCAATAACTCAGATCTTAGTGCTGGCTATGCAACAGCAATGTATCGCTTGAAAGGCGACGTTCAGTGGTATGGTGGGGAGAGGAGGCCATGCCTCGAGGCCCTGAAGCGGGCAGTGGCACTGAACCCAATGGACACTTCTGTTATGGCATTGCTTGCATTAGAGCTTCAGCGATTAGATCGAGCTAATGAAGGGGAGAGGTACATTGAAGAAGGACTGCAGAAAACCCCTGactttcctgttttcctgcGACATGCTGCTAATTTTTACAGAAAGGCAAAACAAGTGAACAAGGCAGTGGAGATTTTGAAGAAGGCCCTAGCACTGACGCCAAAGTCTGTCGTTCTGCATCACCAACTAGGACTCTGCTACAGATCCAAGGTACTTCAGCTGAAAAAGACAAGATACCCACGTAGAGAGGAAATTGAGAATCTCATGGAGCttgccatttttcattttaaaacgGCGATTGACAAAAAGCCAGTATTCTTTTCTGCCTATAGTGACCTAGCAAAGACATATGCAATAGACAAGAGGTATGAAGAAGCTGAAGAGACGTTTCAGAAAGTGCTTCAGAGAAATGATCTAGCCTGTGATGAAAAACAAGACATCTACTTCAATTATGGCAATTTTCAGCAATTTGACATGAAATCAGAATCAAAAGCCATTAAATATTACATAGAATGTCTGAAACTGGAAATGGATTCCTATCCAAGAAAAAGGTCCAGTGAAGCTGTGAAGACATTattgaaacagaaaattgaGAGTGGTTTAGGAGATGCCACCGATTTTGGTACACTTGGACTCGTTCATAAACTAAATGGTAATAAACAAGAAGCAATTGAATGGTATGAGGAAGCCATTGCTTTGGATCCTAACAATGAAGAATATCTGAATGCATTAACTGAGCTACGACTTTCCATTACAAGCTAA